One genomic segment of Sorex araneus isolate mSorAra2 chromosome X, mSorAra2.pri, whole genome shotgun sequence includes these proteins:
- the CEP68 gene encoding centrosomal protein of 68 kDa isoform X1 has protein sequence MALGEEQGVAPEAEPSSRWTCKQQEGDSLSPLSKEQPLRLEAEGGPASPVWGAEGCLAPACSSGAVSQLQADSPGREPTPRCLVPPGEPLLPAQGQMEEARPSAPEVCPQSPAVAETTSLCSGHGADTEEYPSRWRAAGSPRAAGPLCVGSSLRDASPVQVASSWELVVPPGTPSALGPGPQLQWSSQPLSSGVEEPALGRRRLSFQAEYWACVLPDSLPPSPDRRSPLWNPNREYEELLDYTYPLRPSSQLRKHRACRVPADPALQDSGVDLDSFSVSPASTLKSPANISHGCPLAEATALSFSGPAEPHLKRRPSRAPPKQGGPGLTSGAQFASTPIATSSRDGPQESREPVPRRPAACLPRDRRLELGAQLKTWNRPAPRPGSEKGGQQSEGRSGWRAEVEVESDDEYLALPTRLTQVSGLVAYLGSSPTLGSPPPGAANAQSSFGASDSEGPTSLPSDSSQSQLPSRAALRGARAPAGQSPCFLRPSVQARDSAGAPGVVSSQARGVSAGLLRAAACLEVASSPEVGGPPREGEQGRESLLQCVKTFCCQLEELILWLYTVADITNHLAPPKSNLTGLKSSLQLYRQFKKDIDEHQPLTESILQKGEILLQCLLDNTPVLKDALERISQQPSMLESHADHLYDSLLASLDVLAGCTLIPDSTLRTHPDTDLKFSLSSPQAET, from the exons ATGGCCCTGGGGGAAGAACAGGGGGTCGCCCCCGAAGCCGAGCCCTCCAGCCGATGGACATGCAAGCAGCAGGAGGGGGACTCCCTGAGCCCCCTGAGCAAGGAGCAGCCGCTCCGCCTGGAAGCTGAGGGGGGCCCTGCCTCCCCCGTGTGGGGGGCCGAGGGGTGCCTGGCGCCTGCCTGCAGCAGTGGGGCAGTCTCCCAGCTGCAGGCCGACAGCCCTGGCCGTGAGCCCACCCCCAGGTGCCTGGTACCTCCAGGGGAGCCACTACTGCCTGCTCAAGGACAG ATGGAGGAGGCCAGGCCCTCTGCCCCCGAGGTGTGCCCTCAGAGCCCCGCTGTGGCAGAAACGACATCCCTTTGCTCAGGACACGGCGCTGACACAGAGGAGTACCCGTCAAGGTGGAGGGCGGCGGGGAGCCCCCGGGCTGCTGGCCCTCTGTGTGTCGGCAGCAGTCTCCGCGATGCTTCCCCCGTCCAGGTGGCCTCCTCCTGGGAGCTGGTGGTCCCGCCGGGCACCCCGTCTGCCCTGGGCCCGGGCCCTCAGCTGCAGTGGTCGTCACAGCCCCTGTCCTCCGGCGTTGAGGAGCCCGCGCTGGGCAGAAGACGCCTTTCCTTCCAGGCTGAGTACTGGGCCTGCGTGCTGCCAGActcgctgcccccctcccctgaccGCCGCTCCCCGCTCTGGAACCCCAACAGGGAGTACGAAGAGCTGCTGGACTACACCTACCCGCTGAGGCCCAGCTCTCAACTCCGGAAGCACCGTGCCTGCCGTGTGCCAGCTGACCCGGCCCTGCAGGACTCCGGGGTGGACCTGGACAGCTTCTCTGTCTCCCCAGCGAGCACCCTCAAGTCCCCCGCGAACATCTCCCACGGCTGCCCACTAGCAGAGGCAACTGCCCTGTCATTCTCGGGGCCCGCTGAGCCCCACCTCAAGCGGCGGCCCTCCAGAGCACCCCCGAAACAGGGTGGCCCGGGGCTCACATCAGGGGCCCAGTTTGCCTCGACCCCCATTGCCACCAGCAGTCGGGATGGTCCCCAGGAGAGCCGAGAGCCAGTCCCGAGGCGCCCAGCGGCCTGCCTGCCCAGGGACAGACGCCTTGAGCTGGGCGCCCAGCTGAAGACCTGGAACAGGCCCGCACCCCGGCCAGGAAGCGAGAAGGGGGGCCAGCAGAGTGAGGGGCGCTCCGGATGGCGAGCTGAAGTGGAGGTGGAGAGTGACGACGAGTACCTCGCCCTGCCCACTCGGCTTACGCAGGTCTCCGGCCTggtcgcatacctgggttccagccctacCCTGGGGAGCCCGCCCCCGGGGGCTGCCAACGCTCAGAGCTCCTTTGGGGCCTCGGACAGCGAGGGGCCCACTTCCCTCCCGTCAGACTCCAGCCAAAGCCAGCTCCCCTCCAGGGCGGCcctcagaggggccagagccccAGCGGGACAGAGCCCCTGTTTCCTACGCCCCTCTGTCCAGGCTCGGGACTCTGCGGGGGCTCCGGGTGTAGTCAGCAGCCAGGCTCGGGGAGTCTCTGCCGGACTGCTGAGGGCGGCCGCCTGCCTGGAGGTCGCATCGAGCCCAGAAGTGGGAGGTCCGCCTcgagagggagagcaggggagagaatCGTTGCTGCAATGTGTGAAG ACATTCTGCTGTCAGCTGGAAGAGCTGATCCTCTGGCTGTATACTGTAGCAGACATTACCAACCACTTGGCACCACCCAAGTCCAATCTTACAGGTCTCAAGTCTTCTCTGCAGCTTTACCGG CAATTTAAGAAAGATATAGATGAGCACCAGCCCCTAACAGAGAGCATCTTACAGAAAGGAGAAATTCTTCTTCAGTGCCTGTTGGATAATACCCCAG TGTTAAAGGATGCCCTCGAGAGAATCTCCCAGCAGCCCAGCATGCTGGAGAGTCACGCAGATCACCTGTATGACTCCCTCCTTGCCTCTCTGGATGTGCTGGCTGGCTGCACTCTCATCCCCGACAGTACACTGAGGACACATCCAGATACAGACCTGAAGTTCAGCCTG tCATCTCCTCAGGCAGAGACATAA
- the CEP68 gene encoding centrosomal protein of 68 kDa isoform X2, which translates to MALGEEQGVAPEAEPSSRWTCKQQEGDSLSPLSKEQPLRLEAEGGPASPVWGAEGCLAPACSSGAVSQLQADSPGREPTPRCLVPPGEPLLPAQGQMEEARPSAPEVCPQSPAVAETTSLCSGHGADTEEYPSRWRAAGSPRAAGPLCVGSSLRDASPVQVASSWELVVPPGTPSALGPGPQLQWSSQPLSSGVEEPALGRRRLSFQAEYWACVLPDSLPPSPDRRSPLWNPNREYEELLDYTYPLRPSSQLRKHRACRVPADPALQDSGVDLDSFSVSPASTLKSPANISHGCPLAEATALSFSGPAEPHLKRRPSRAPPKQGGPGLTSGAQFASTPIATSSRDGPQESREPVPRRPAACLPRDRRLELGAQLKTWNRPAPRPGSEKGGQQSEGRSGWRAEVEVESDDEYLALPTRLTQVSGLVAYLGSSPTLGSPPPGAANAQSSFGASDSEGPTSLPSDSSQSQLPSRAALRGARAPAGQSPCFLRPSVQARDSAGAPGVVSSQARGVSAGLLRAAACLEVASSPEVGGPPREGEQGRESLLQCVKQFKKDIDEHQPLTESILQKGEILLQCLLDNTPVLKDALERISQQPSMLESHADHLYDSLLASLDVLAGCTLIPDSTLRTHPDTDLKFSLSSPQAET; encoded by the exons ATGGCCCTGGGGGAAGAACAGGGGGTCGCCCCCGAAGCCGAGCCCTCCAGCCGATGGACATGCAAGCAGCAGGAGGGGGACTCCCTGAGCCCCCTGAGCAAGGAGCAGCCGCTCCGCCTGGAAGCTGAGGGGGGCCCTGCCTCCCCCGTGTGGGGGGCCGAGGGGTGCCTGGCGCCTGCCTGCAGCAGTGGGGCAGTCTCCCAGCTGCAGGCCGACAGCCCTGGCCGTGAGCCCACCCCCAGGTGCCTGGTACCTCCAGGGGAGCCACTACTGCCTGCTCAAGGACAG ATGGAGGAGGCCAGGCCCTCTGCCCCCGAGGTGTGCCCTCAGAGCCCCGCTGTGGCAGAAACGACATCCCTTTGCTCAGGACACGGCGCTGACACAGAGGAGTACCCGTCAAGGTGGAGGGCGGCGGGGAGCCCCCGGGCTGCTGGCCCTCTGTGTGTCGGCAGCAGTCTCCGCGATGCTTCCCCCGTCCAGGTGGCCTCCTCCTGGGAGCTGGTGGTCCCGCCGGGCACCCCGTCTGCCCTGGGCCCGGGCCCTCAGCTGCAGTGGTCGTCACAGCCCCTGTCCTCCGGCGTTGAGGAGCCCGCGCTGGGCAGAAGACGCCTTTCCTTCCAGGCTGAGTACTGGGCCTGCGTGCTGCCAGActcgctgcccccctcccctgaccGCCGCTCCCCGCTCTGGAACCCCAACAGGGAGTACGAAGAGCTGCTGGACTACACCTACCCGCTGAGGCCCAGCTCTCAACTCCGGAAGCACCGTGCCTGCCGTGTGCCAGCTGACCCGGCCCTGCAGGACTCCGGGGTGGACCTGGACAGCTTCTCTGTCTCCCCAGCGAGCACCCTCAAGTCCCCCGCGAACATCTCCCACGGCTGCCCACTAGCAGAGGCAACTGCCCTGTCATTCTCGGGGCCCGCTGAGCCCCACCTCAAGCGGCGGCCCTCCAGAGCACCCCCGAAACAGGGTGGCCCGGGGCTCACATCAGGGGCCCAGTTTGCCTCGACCCCCATTGCCACCAGCAGTCGGGATGGTCCCCAGGAGAGCCGAGAGCCAGTCCCGAGGCGCCCAGCGGCCTGCCTGCCCAGGGACAGACGCCTTGAGCTGGGCGCCCAGCTGAAGACCTGGAACAGGCCCGCACCCCGGCCAGGAAGCGAGAAGGGGGGCCAGCAGAGTGAGGGGCGCTCCGGATGGCGAGCTGAAGTGGAGGTGGAGAGTGACGACGAGTACCTCGCCCTGCCCACTCGGCTTACGCAGGTCTCCGGCCTggtcgcatacctgggttccagccctacCCTGGGGAGCCCGCCCCCGGGGGCTGCCAACGCTCAGAGCTCCTTTGGGGCCTCGGACAGCGAGGGGCCCACTTCCCTCCCGTCAGACTCCAGCCAAAGCCAGCTCCCCTCCAGGGCGGCcctcagaggggccagagccccAGCGGGACAGAGCCCCTGTTTCCTACGCCCCTCTGTCCAGGCTCGGGACTCTGCGGGGGCTCCGGGTGTAGTCAGCAGCCAGGCTCGGGGAGTCTCTGCCGGACTGCTGAGGGCGGCCGCCTGCCTGGAGGTCGCATCGAGCCCAGAAGTGGGAGGTCCGCCTcgagagggagagcaggggagagaatCGTTGCTGCAATGTGTGAAG CAATTTAAGAAAGATATAGATGAGCACCAGCCCCTAACAGAGAGCATCTTACAGAAAGGAGAAATTCTTCTTCAGTGCCTGTTGGATAATACCCCAG TGTTAAAGGATGCCCTCGAGAGAATCTCCCAGCAGCCCAGCATGCTGGAGAGTCACGCAGATCACCTGTATGACTCCCTCCTTGCCTCTCTGGATGTGCTGGCTGGCTGCACTCTCATCCCCGACAGTACACTGAGGACACATCCAGATACAGACCTGAAGTTCAGCCTG tCATCTCCTCAGGCAGAGACATAA